One window from the genome of Desulfobaccales bacterium encodes:
- a CDS encoding fasciclin domain-containing protein, translating to MKVRIALVTLLLVLVPFGMAMAQPTNLYDTLAAAGNYKTFLSLADKANVQELKSMQGPFTVFAPTDAAFAAVPQATLDKIMGDPAIVRDVVFFHITPGKYLVKDLPELKECKTLCPTDNAGIMKFTKMGDKYMVNDATIVKPDMMATNGVAQGIDAVMLPTFAPPKNLK from the coding sequence ATGAAAGTAAGAATTGCTTTAGTGACCCTGCTGTTGGTGTTGGTCCCGTTTGGGATGGCTATGGCGCAACCCACAAACCTGTATGATACCCTGGCGGCCGCCGGGAACTATAAGACTTTCTTAAGTCTTGCGGATAAAGCCAACGTGCAGGAATTGAAGTCGATGCAGGGCCCCTTCACGGTTTTTGCCCCCACTGACGCGGCCTTCGCCGCTGTGCCCCAGGCAACCCTGGACAAGATAATGGGCGATCCGGCCATCGTCAGAGACGTGGTGTTCTTTCATATCACCCCGGGCAAGTACCTGGTCAAGGATCTGCCGGAACTGAAAGAATGCAAGACCCTGTGCCCCACCGACAACGCCGGGATCATGAAATTCACCAAAATGGGCGACAAATATATGGTGAATGACGCTACCATCGTCAAACCTGACATGATGGCGACCAACGGCGTGGCCCAGGGTATCGACGCGGTTATGCTGCCCACCTTTGCCCCCCCGAAGAATCTTAAATAA
- a CDS encoding helix-turn-helix domain-containing protein encodes MENNIVLTTEEAAEFLKLTPFTVRDYARRGILPSRKVGKGWRFYKPDLLAWLRDYKAPH; translated from the coding sequence ATGGAAAATAACATAGTGCTAACCACTGAGGAAGCGGCGGAGTTTTTGAAGCTGACGCCTTTCACAGTGCGAGATTATGCCAGGCGGGGAATTCTGCCGTCACGCAAGGTGGGCAAGGGGTGGCGGTTCTATAAGCCTGACCTGCTGGCCTGGTTAAGGGACTATAAGGCTCCACATTGA
- a CDS encoding DUF3096 domain-containing protein → MPYQPYLGPVVALIAGILILIQPGLLSIIVAVYLIVTGILGLMGARPSGWWGR, encoded by the coding sequence ATGCCATACCAACCATACCTGGGGCCAGTCGTTGCGTTAATCGCCGGGATATTGATATTGATTCAACCCGGCCTGTTGAGCATTATTGTGGCGGTTTACCTGATTGTCACGGGCATACTGGGTCTGATGGGGGCGCGGCCCTCGGGATGGTGGGGCCGATAA
- a CDS encoding response regulator, giving the protein MPNYSDPNWLVSQSERRQAEEALLKAGALQKAIFNSANFSSIATDAQGVIQIFNVGAERMLGYTAAEVVDKITPAAISDPQELIARAAALSLELDTTITPGFEALVFKASRGIEDIYELTYIRKDGSRFPAIVSVTALRDAQETIIGYLLIGTDNTARKHVEEQLRWTEESFRLMVESVTDYAIVMLDPEGRVVSWNAGAERIKGYSAEEIVGQHFSRFYPQEDIQSGKPQRDLDVVAAKGQFGDEGWRVRQDGSTFWANVVFTAIRDQGGNLRGFAMLTRDLTEPMKIAATLTKAKDAADAANQAKSAFLATMSHELRTPMNAILGYSEILMEDAQEKGQEDLIPDLQKIHASGNHLLSLINNILDLSKIEAGKMDLFLESFGISRVIEDVVSTIKPLVEKNANTLQVHCAADLGTMHADLTKVRQSLFNLLSNACKFTENGTITLEASRELIGGVDWIKFSVSDTGIGMAPDQMEKLFQPFVQGDASTSRKFGGTGLGMTITHRFCQMMGGEISTISDHGAGTTFTIRLPARVKAQPPAAAPLNELPEQMESADLSTVLVIEDDPATRDLLKRFLSKDGFRVQTVSEGEEGLRLARELQPDVITLDVMMPGRDGWAVLTELKADPALADIPVVMLTFVDNKNLGYALGASDYLTKPIQRKRLLAVLEKYRRHPQPGPVLVVEDDPDTREILRRLLKKEGCQVIEAENGRVAIERLAESQPMLILLDLMMPEMDGFQFIDRVHQHKSWRTIPIVVVTAKDLTKADRVRLNGYVQEIIRKDACPRDELLAEVSELVKSCLKKSKLKTGNRTA; this is encoded by the coding sequence ATGCCAAATTACTCTGACCCAAATTGGCTGGTCTCGCAGTCTGAGCGTCGGCAGGCGGAAGAGGCCCTGCTAAAAGCGGGGGCCTTGCAAAAGGCGATTTTCAACAGCGCCAACTTCTCGAGTATCGCTACCGACGCGCAGGGCGTCATTCAAATATTCAATGTCGGCGCCGAGCGCATGCTCGGCTACACGGCTGCCGAAGTGGTGGACAAGATCACCCCGGCCGCGATTTCCGATCCGCAGGAGCTGATCGCGCGGGCCGCCGCGTTGAGCCTCGAGCTTGATACCACGATTACGCCAGGTTTTGAGGCCTTGGTCTTCAAGGCTTCCCGCGGCATCGAGGACATCTACGAGCTGACTTACATCCGCAAGGACGGCAGCCGCTTTCCGGCCATCGTGTCGGTCACGGCGCTGCGCGATGCGCAAGAGACCATCATCGGCTATCTGCTGATCGGCACCGACAATACCGCCCGTAAGCATGTGGAAGAGCAACTGCGCTGGACCGAGGAAAGCTTCCGGTTGATGGTAGAGAGCGTGACCGACTACGCTATCGTCATGCTGGATCCGGAGGGGCGCGTGGTGAGCTGGAATGCCGGAGCGGAGCGGATCAAGGGCTATAGCGCCGAGGAGATCGTCGGCCAGCACTTTTCACGGTTTTATCCCCAAGAAGACATCCAGAGCGGCAAGCCCCAGCGCGACTTGGACGTGGTGGCGGCCAAGGGCCAATTCGGGGACGAGGGCTGGCGGGTGCGCCAGGACGGATCAACCTTCTGGGCGAACGTGGTCTTCACGGCGATCCGGGATCAGGGCGGAAATCTGCGTGGCTTTGCCATGTTGACCCGCGATCTGACCGAGCCCATGAAAATTGCAGCGACCCTGACAAAAGCCAAAGATGCCGCCGATGCCGCCAATCAAGCTAAAAGCGCGTTCCTGGCCACCATGAGCCATGAGCTGCGCACCCCTATGAACGCCATACTTGGTTACAGCGAAATCTTGATGGAAGACGCCCAAGAGAAGGGGCAGGAAGATCTTATCCCCGACCTGCAAAAGATTCATGCCTCCGGTAATCATCTTCTGAGCCTCATCAACAATATTCTCGACCTGTCCAAGATCGAAGCCGGCAAAATGGATCTTTTCCTGGAATCTTTTGGTATTTCCCGGGTGATCGAAGATGTCGTCAGCACCATTAAGCCGCTGGTGGAAAAGAACGCCAATACTCTTCAGGTGCACTGTGCCGCTGATCTGGGCACCATGCATGCTGACCTGACCAAGGTACGGCAATCCTTGTTCAATCTGCTCAGCAACGCTTGTAAATTCACCGAAAATGGCACCATCACCCTGGAAGCCTCTCGCGAGCTCATAGGCGGCGTCGACTGGATTAAATTCAGCGTCAGTGACACGGGAATCGGCATGGCCCCGGACCAGATGGAGAAACTCTTCCAGCCTTTCGTTCAGGGCGATGCTTCAACCTCCCGGAAATTTGGCGGCACCGGGCTGGGGATGACCATCACCCATCGCTTCTGTCAGATGATGGGAGGAGAGATCAGTACCATTAGTGACCACGGGGCCGGCACCACCTTTACGATTCGGCTCCCGGCCCGGGTCAAGGCTCAACCCCCGGCAGCAGCGCCCCTCAACGAACTACCTGAGCAGATGGAATCGGCAGACTTGAGTACTGTCCTGGTCATTGAAGATGATCCGGCTACCCGTGACCTCTTGAAACGTTTTTTGAGCAAGGATGGTTTTCGCGTGCAGACCGTTTCCGAGGGTGAAGAGGGGTTGCGTCTGGCTAGAGAACTCCAACCTGACGTCATTACGCTGGACGTGATGATGCCGGGCCGGGACGGCTGGGCGGTGTTGACGGAGCTCAAGGCCGATCCTGCCTTAGCCGATATACCGGTAGTAATGCTGACTTTCGTGGATAATAAGAACCTGGGCTACGCCTTGGGCGCGTCGGATTACCTGACCAAGCCCATCCAGCGTAAGCGCCTGCTGGCGGTTCTGGAAAAGTATCGGCGGCATCCTCAACCCGGTCCGGTTCTGGTCGTCGAAGACGATCCTGATACGCGGGAGATTCTCCGGCGTTTGCTGAAAAAAGAAGGGTGTCAAGTGATCGAGGCCGAGAACGGGCGCGTGGCTATAGAGCGCCTGGCCGAGAGCCAGCCGATGTTAATTTTGCTGGATCTCATGATGCCGGAGATGGACGGGTTTCAATTTATCGACCGCGTTCACCAGCACAAAAGCTGGCGGACCATTCCCATCGTTGTCGTCACCGCCAAAGATTTAACGAAAGCAGACCGCGTGCGACTGAATGGTTATGTCCAGGAGATCATCCGGAAAGACGCTTGTCCGCGAGATGAGTTACTGGCCGAAGTGAGCGAACTGGTGAAATCTTGCCTTAAGAAGAGCAAATTGAAAACCGGTAATAGAACTGCTTAG